A stretch of the Planctomycetota bacterium genome encodes the following:
- a CDS encoding thioredoxin-like domain-containing protein yields MFGRNARMSAALAAVLLTAVASLYLVRPAKGQIVAPELEPNLGWLNTQTPLRFDGNLEGHVVLLDFWTYCCINCLHVLPDLEYLEAKYADEPFVVVGVHSAKFEAEGERSRIRNAMFRYDVKHPVVVDDRMQIWRQYGARSWPTFVLIGADGKAIGMAAGEGNRELLDGAIRKALDEAREAGTLAEKKVTIVPDAEVASPAGLRYPGKILAIAPSERDPRGWLFVADSSNDRIVASTYPDSQGRSEVRAIFGGGRRGLVDAAYEDARFHDPQGFAYDADRGEAGTLFVADTKNHVVRAIDLASGEVSTVLGTGEQSYDRRGGKAGREQGLGSPWDLALSPDGENLYIAMAGTHQIWAADTASWSAAAIAGSGRENSLDGPAMDAALAQPSGLALSSDGGTLYFADSESSSLRAVDLELGQVRTIVGHNVEYAFENGLFEFGDIDGAYPTARLQHCIGAKLLPTPEGDRVLVADTYNDKIKIVDPTAQTSRTWTGVDRDLDAPPSTLKLAEPAGLWVEGDDVFIADTNNHRVVRISADGSRWVEVSFDGLDPVAEEAFEIPAVEVGVSLAAGRDAMLTLAPTLPEGAKANAELPMVARVLDAEGTVVAQSTWATGELPKTIGVPGEAVADGASLRVELAFAYCYDDEGLCVPVDLAWAVEVAAGESSEASLAAIVE; encoded by the coding sequence ATGTTCGGACGCAACGCAAGGATGTCGGCGGCGCTGGCCGCCGTCCTGCTCACCGCCGTCGCCAGCCTCTACCTGGTGCGGCCCGCGAAGGGACAGATCGTGGCGCCCGAACTCGAGCCCAACCTGGGGTGGCTGAACACCCAGACGCCGCTGCGCTTCGATGGCAACCTCGAGGGCCACGTCGTGCTGCTGGACTTCTGGACCTACTGCTGCATCAACTGTCTGCACGTGCTGCCCGACCTGGAGTACCTCGAGGCCAAGTACGCCGACGAGCCCTTCGTGGTCGTGGGCGTGCACTCGGCCAAGTTCGAGGCCGAGGGCGAGCGGAGCCGCATCCGCAACGCGATGTTCCGCTACGACGTGAAGCATCCCGTCGTGGTCGACGATCGGATGCAGATCTGGCGGCAGTACGGCGCGCGGAGCTGGCCGACCTTCGTGCTCATCGGCGCCGACGGCAAGGCCATCGGCATGGCGGCGGGCGAGGGCAACCGCGAACTTCTGGATGGCGCCATCCGCAAGGCCCTCGATGAGGCCCGCGAGGCGGGGACGCTGGCCGAGAAGAAGGTGACGATCGTGCCCGACGCCGAGGTCGCCAGCCCGGCTGGGCTGCGCTACCCGGGCAAGATCCTGGCGATTGCGCCGAGCGAGCGCGATCCGCGGGGCTGGCTGTTCGTGGCCGATAGCTCCAACGACCGCATCGTGGCGTCGACCTACCCCGATTCGCAGGGCCGCAGCGAGGTCCGAGCGATCTTCGGCGGCGGCCGCCGGGGCCTGGTGGACGCCGCCTACGAGGACGCCCGATTCCATGATCCGCAGGGCTTTGCGTATGACGCGGATCGGGGTGAGGCGGGCACGCTATTCGTCGCCGATACCAAGAACCACGTCGTGCGGGCCATCGATCTGGCCAGCGGCGAGGTGTCGACGGTGCTGGGCACGGGCGAGCAGTCCTACGACCGGCGGGGCGGCAAGGCCGGCCGCGAGCAGGGCCTGGGCTCGCCCTGGGACCTCGCGCTGAGCCCCGACGGCGAGAACCTCTACATCGCGATGGCGGGCACGCACCAGATCTGGGCGGCCGACACGGCGAGCTGGAGCGCGGCGGCGATCGCCGGCTCGGGCCGGGAGAACAGCCTCGACGGGCCGGCCATGGACGCCGCGCTCGCGCAGCCGTCGGGGCTCGCGCTGTCGAGCGACGGCGGCACGCTGTACTTCGCCGACAGCGAGTCGAGCAGCCTGCGGGCCGTCGATCTCGAGCTGGGCCAGGTCAGGACGATCGTGGGCCACAACGTGGAGTACGCCTTCGAGAATGGGCTATTCGAGTTCGGCGACATCGACGGCGCGTACCCGACCGCCCGCCTGCAGCACTGCATCGGCGCCAAGCTGCTGCCGACGCCCGAGGGCGACCGCGTGCTGGTGGCCGACACCTACAACGACAAGATCAAGATCGTCGATCCGACGGCGCAGACCAGCCGAACGTGGACGGGCGTGGATCGCGATCTCGACGCGCCGCCCTCGACGCTGAAGCTGGCCGAGCCCGCGGGGCTGTGGGTTGAGGGCGACGACGTGTTCATCGCCGACACCAACAACCACCGCGTGGTGCGGATCAGCGCCGACGGCTCGCGTTGGGTCGAGGTGAGCTTCGACGGGCTCGATCCGGTGGCCGAGGAGGCCTTCGAGATCCCCGCCGTCGAGGTGGGCGTGTCGCTGGCGGCCGGCCGGGACGCGATGCTCACGCTCGCGCCCACCCTGCCCGAGGGCGCCAAGGCCAACGCCGAGCTGCCGATGGTCGCCCGCGTGCTCGACGCGGAAGGCACCGTCGTCGCGCAGAGCACATGGGCGACGGGCGAGCTGCCCAAGACCATCGGCGTGCCGGGCGAGGCCGTCGCCGACGGGGCGTCGCTGCGGGTCGAGCTGGCCTTCGCGTACTGCTACGACGACGAGGGCCTGTGCGTGCCCGTGGACCTGGCCTGGGCGGTCGAGGTGGCGGCCGGTGAGTCGAGCGAGGCGTCGCTGGCCGCGATCGTGGAGTAG
- a CDS encoding STAS domain-containing protein, translated as MSADESRLRITNQDGVMRVEFLDRNILDEASIQRIGEEISELIDGSPDPKLLISFSEVDHLSSAALGTLITINNKIRNRSGQLRLADIDPQIQEVFSITKLDRIFTIHENSEAALQSFA; from the coding sequence ATGTCCGCCGATGAATCCAGGCTGCGCATCACCAACCAGGACGGTGTGATGCGCGTGGAGTTTCTCGATCGCAACATCCTCGACGAGGCGAGCATCCAGCGCATCGGCGAGGAGATCTCTGAGCTGATCGATGGCTCGCCCGATCCGAAGCTGCTCATCAGCTTCTCGGAGGTCGACCACCTGTCGTCCGCCGCCCTCGGGACGCTGATCACCATCAACAACAAGATCCGCAATCGGTCCGGACAGCTACGGCTGGCGGACATCGATCCGCAGATCCAGGAGGTGTTCAGCATCACCAAGCTGGATCGCATCTTCACGATCCACGAGAACTCCGAGGCCGCCCTGCAGAGCTTCGCGTAG
- the hpt gene encoding hypoxanthine phosphoribosyltransferase: protein MHRDLDRILIDRDRIAGRVGELGDRIARDIEAASARADRLVVVPIMTGAMVFTADLIRRLPLRLSIELVEASSYPGRSTSSAGVTLRGEGPEDLSGAFVLVVDDIYDSGRTLARVGELLRARGPAELRTCVLLSKRVERAVEATPDYVGFDIPDEFVVGCGLDFDGYYRNLPDIATLKPEVVDGVG, encoded by the coding sequence ATGCACCGCGACCTGGACCGCATCCTGATCGATCGCGACCGCATCGCCGGCCGCGTGGGCGAGCTGGGCGACCGGATCGCCCGCGACATCGAGGCGGCATCGGCCCGCGCCGACCGCCTCGTCGTGGTGCCCATCATGACCGGCGCGATGGTGTTCACGGCCGACCTGATCCGGCGGCTGCCGCTGCGGCTCTCCATCGAGTTGGTCGAGGCCAGCAGCTACCCGGGGCGCTCGACCAGCTCCGCCGGCGTCACGCTGCGGGGCGAGGGTCCGGAGGATCTCTCGGGCGCGTTCGTTCTCGTCGTCGATGACATCTACGACAGCGGCCGCACGCTTGCCCGCGTGGGCGAGCTGCTGCGGGCCCGCGGGCCGGCCGAACTGCGGACGTGCGTGCTTCTCAGCAAGCGGGTCGAACGCGCCGTCGAGGCGACGCCCGACTACGTGGGCTTCGACATCCCCGACGAGTTCGTCGTGGGCTGCGGGCTGGACTTCGACGGCTATTACCGCAACCTGCCCGACATTGCCACCCTCAAGCCCGAGGTCGTTGATGGCGTCGGCTGA
- a CDS encoding glucose-6-phosphate isomerase (catalyzes the formation of D-fructose 6-phosphate from D-glucose 6-phosphate), giving the protein MITLDVARCLAPAVHDHGLDPDLLADDGPGGVAAAELTKRLEASRGTGMERWRLLAEDPMRAQHLAGVREVRDRYAGTLRNLVVLGIGGSALGNIALQAALNPPTHNLLPDPQRRSPRLFVLDNADPVLFQGTVDLVAADDPGFERTLFVVISKSGETAETAAQFLIVRDLLQKARGDAHSDRLVAITDPDRGTMRRICDAAGYATLPVPEGVGGRFSVLSPVGLLSAALCGIDVETLLEGAAAMEHACRSERLSENPAALLATTLVELGARCGKGVHVMMPYANQLDPMADWWRQLWAESLGKIVPGVQGTVFAGYTPVKALGATDQHSQVQLYREGPNDKAVIFLEVERFASEAPIPVGLGEDALAYLEGASLAQLLAAEKRATEYALTESRRPNLTIRLPEINEHTIGEFIMLWQVTTAYAGLMLGVDAYDQPAVELGKQATFALMGKPGFEQLRERVEGVPAPSA; this is encoded by the coding sequence ATGATCACGCTCGACGTCGCTCGATGCCTCGCCCCGGCCGTCCACGACCACGGCCTGGACCCCGACCTGCTGGCCGACGACGGGCCCGGCGGCGTGGCGGCAGCCGAGCTGACCAAGCGGCTCGAGGCGTCCCGCGGCACGGGCATGGAACGCTGGCGGCTGCTGGCCGAGGACCCCATGCGGGCGCAGCACCTCGCGGGCGTCCGAGAAGTGCGGGATCGATACGCCGGCACGCTGCGCAACCTCGTCGTCCTGGGCATCGGCGGGTCGGCCCTGGGCAACATCGCGCTGCAGGCCGCCCTCAACCCGCCGACGCACAACCTGCTGCCCGACCCCCAGCGCCGCAGCCCCAGGCTCTTCGTGCTCGACAACGCCGACCCCGTGCTGTTCCAGGGCACGGTGGACCTAGTGGCGGCCGACGACCCGGGCTTCGAGCGGACGCTGTTCGTCGTCATCAGCAAGAGCGGCGAAACCGCCGAGACCGCCGCCCAGTTCCTGATCGTCCGCGATCTGCTGCAGAAGGCCCGGGGCGACGCCCACAGCGACCGGCTCGTGGCCATCACCGATCCCGACCGGGGCACGATGCGGCGGATCTGCGACGCCGCGGGCTACGCCACGCTCCCGGTGCCCGAGGGCGTCGGCGGCCGCTTCAGCGTGCTGAGCCCCGTTGGCCTCCTCAGCGCCGCGCTGTGCGGCATCGACGTCGAAACGCTCCTGGAGGGCGCGGCGGCCATGGAGCACGCCTGCCGCAGCGAACGCCTGAGCGAGAATCCCGCCGCCCTGCTCGCGACCACGCTCGTCGAGCTGGGCGCCCGCTGCGGCAAGGGCGTCCACGTCATGATGCCCTACGCCAACCAGCTCGACCCGATGGCCGACTGGTGGCGGCAGCTCTGGGCCGAGAGCCTGGGCAAGATCGTCCCGGGCGTCCAGGGTACGGTCTTCGCCGGCTATACGCCGGTGAAGGCCCTCGGCGCCACCGACCAGCACAGCCAGGTGCAGCTCTACCGCGAGGGGCCCAACGACAAGGCCGTCATCTTCCTGGAGGTCGAACGCTTCGCGAGCGAAGCTCCGATTCCGGTTGGTCTCGGCGAGGACGCGCTGGCCTACCTCGAGGGCGCCAGCCTCGCGCAGTTGCTGGCGGCCGAGAAGCGGGCCACCGAGTACGCCCTCACCGAGAGCCGCCGGCCGAATCTGACCATTCGCCTCCCCGAGATCAACGAGCACACCATCGGCGAGTTCATCATGCTCTGGCAGGTCACCACCGCCTACGCGGGCCTGATGCTCGGCGTGGACGCCTACGACCAGCCCGCCGTCGAGCTGGGTAAGCAGGCCACCTTCGCGCTCATGGGCAAGCCGGGGTTTGAGCAGTTGCGGGAGCGCGTCGAGGGCGTGCCCGCCCCGTCGGCGTAG
- a CDS encoding type III pantothenate kinase, translated as MPGHDPIPPDLVACLLAVGNSRCRVAALADGGVQHATAHPSGDAGGVAQAIRGVLDDHAGAPLVVASVHRPALDAVLDALGEGSVEAVIAGEDFGLPIQTTVREPERIGIDRLLCSLAAFRMADQACIVADAGTAITVDFVDGLGTHHGGAICPGIAAMLEGLARAAPTLPALSASDALASATGDADPWGADSREAMALGVRHAAVGLVHTLVDRFAQAYGGYPRVIATGGDAAALFGEDDIVEHVVPDLQLAGLAQAYAAALARADDADDE; from the coding sequence ATGCCCGGACACGACCCAATCCCGCCGGACCTCGTCGCCTGCCTGCTGGCGGTGGGCAACTCCCGATGCCGCGTCGCCGCGCTGGCCGATGGGGGGGTGCAGCACGCCACGGCCCACCCCAGCGGCGACGCCGGCGGCGTTGCCCAGGCCATCCGCGGCGTCCTCGACGACCACGCCGGGGCGCCGCTCGTGGTCGCCTCGGTGCATCGGCCCGCACTCGACGCGGTGCTCGATGCGTTGGGTGAGGGGAGCGTGGAGGCGGTCATCGCGGGCGAGGACTTCGGCCTGCCCATCCAGACCACGGTCCGCGAGCCCGAGCGGATCGGGATCGACCGGCTGCTGTGCTCGCTGGCGGCCTTCCGCATGGCCGACCAGGCCTGCATCGTCGCCGACGCGGGCACCGCCATCACGGTCGACTTCGTGGACGGCCTGGGCACGCACCACGGCGGGGCCATCTGCCCGGGCATCGCCGCCATGCTCGAGGGTCTCGCACGGGCCGCGCCAACGCTGCCGGCTCTCTCGGCGTCGGACGCCCTGGCCTCGGCCACCGGCGACGCCGACCCCTGGGGGGCCGACAGCCGCGAGGCGATGGCCCTGGGAGTGCGGCACGCGGCCGTGGGGCTCGTGCACACCCTCGTCGATCGCTTTGCCCAGGCGTACGGCGGCTATCCGCGGGTCATCGCCACCGGCGGCGACGCGGCGGCCCTGTTCGGTGAGGACGACATCGTCGAGCACGTCGTGCCCGACCTCCAGCTCGCCGGCCTGGCGCAGGCCTACGCCGCGGCGCTCGCCCGGGCCGACGACGCGGACGACGAGTGA
- a CDS encoding inorganic diphosphatase, whose product MIHPWHDVTPGSCSQPLPGHFRAVIEIPKGSHNKYELDKRSGMLKLDRVLSSAVYYPANYGFIPQTLAEDEDPLDVLVFSAEQVVPMCLVHARAVGMMSMVDDGQADHKIIAVLAHDPIYDDYQKASDFPQHTFKMLKRFLEDYKVLEGKEVEVDEIMPAEAAHPIIENALSRYSDERRQGRILGLHS is encoded by the coding sequence ATGATCCACCCCTGGCACGATGTCACGCCCGGCTCGTGCAGCCAGCCGCTGCCGGGGCACTTCCGCGCGGTCATTGAGATTCCGAAGGGCAGCCACAACAAGTACGAGCTGGACAAGCGCAGCGGCATGCTCAAGCTCGATCGGGTGCTGTCCAGCGCCGTCTACTACCCGGCCAACTACGGCTTCATCCCCCAGACCCTCGCCGAGGACGAGGACCCGCTGGACGTGCTGGTGTTCAGCGCCGAGCAGGTGGTGCCGATGTGCCTCGTGCACGCCCGCGCCGTGGGCATGATGAGCATGGTGGACGACGGGCAGGCCGACCACAAGATCATCGCGGTGCTGGCGCACGACCCGATCTACGACGATTACCAGAAGGCCAGCGACTTCCCGCAGCACACCTTCAAGATGCTCAAGCGCTTCCTGGAGGACTACAAGGTGCTGGAGGGCAAGGAGGTCGAGGTCGACGAGATCATGCCCGCCGAGGCCGCCCACCCGATCATCGAGAACGCGCTGAGCCGCTACAGCGACGAGCGGCGGCAGGGGCGGATCCTGGGGCTGCACAGCTGA
- a CDS encoding ATP-binding protein: MDDAPDTNGIHASTRVTNDRDRIDALWRAIEAAMAGRGYPQASQFAVRLALEEAMTNAFRHGLRDLPEDTPITVDYGIDRDLVRIAVEDPGPGFNPDIVPDPTLDENLTRPGGRGLLLIRAYMTRTSFANRGRRLEMEYERPAGGD, translated from the coding sequence ATGGACGACGCCCCCGACACCAACGGCATCCATGCGTCGACGCGCGTCACCAACGACCGCGATCGCATCGATGCGCTGTGGCGGGCCATCGAGGCCGCCATGGCCGGCCGCGGTTACCCGCAGGCCTCGCAGTTCGCGGTGCGGCTGGCCCTCGAGGAGGCGATGACCAATGCCTTCCGCCACGGCCTGCGGGACCTGCCCGAGGATACCCCCATCACCGTCGACTACGGCATCGATCGCGATCTGGTCCGCATCGCGGTCGAGGACCCCGGCCCGGGCTTCAACCCCGACATCGTGCCCGACCCCACGCTCGACGAGAACCTGACCCGCCCCGGCGGCCGCGGGCTGCTGCTCATCCGCGCCTATATGACGCGGACGTCCTTCGCCAACCGCGGCCGACGGCTAGAGATGGAGTACGAGCGGCCCGCCGGCGGCGACTAG
- a CDS encoding GTPase produces MSPPALARTLTVRGAQSAVAVIEITGDPSAARDALGIEPPPAGGVGLRRIEGVDTLLVIRPAEDTLLLTPHGGAEVLRELEAALARGGIKPATAAAWPEASDQVEARVLAALGGVRGSYAVGVLLAQPTRWAAGVAEVPPGVARRLARLLRPPLVVATGSSNVGKSTLANAIAGREVARVADRPGVTRDAVAFEAEIGGLAVRYLDAPGRDASADEVLAGAQTLAEAAIAAADLVLWCDDARAPPPRIPPLDALVLRVALRLDLAAEGRPAWADVAVSALRGDGLGSLAAQIFEALVGRAAVEHPGAWAFWRS; encoded by the coding sequence GTGAGCCCCCCGGCTCTTGCCCGGACGCTCACGGTCCGCGGCGCCCAGTCAGCGGTCGCCGTGATCGAGATCACCGGCGATCCGTCGGCGGCCCGCGATGCCCTGGGCATCGAGCCGCCCCCGGCCGGCGGCGTGGGCCTGCGGCGGATCGAGGGCGTCGACACGCTGCTCGTGATCCGGCCCGCCGAGGACACGCTGCTGCTCACGCCGCACGGCGGCGCGGAGGTTCTTCGGGAGCTTGAGGCCGCCCTCGCCCGCGGAGGCATCAAGCCGGCAACCGCGGCCGCTTGGCCCGAGGCGTCGGATCAAGTGGAGGCCCGCGTGCTGGCGGCGTTGGGCGGCGTTCGAGGTTCGTATGCGGTTGGCGTGCTCCTGGCCCAACCCACCCGCTGGGCGGCCGGCGTCGCGGAGGTGCCGCCCGGGGTGGCCCGGCGGCTGGCCCGCCTGCTTCGTCCGCCGCTGGTGGTGGCCACGGGGTCGTCGAACGTCGGCAAGTCGACGTTGGCCAACGCCATCGCGGGCCGCGAGGTCGCGAGGGTGGCCGATCGGCCGGGCGTCACGCGAGACGCGGTGGCGTTCGAGGCCGAGATCGGCGGGCTCGCGGTCCGATATCTCGATGCTCCGGGCCGCGACGCGTCCGCCGATGAGGTGCTGGCTGGGGCGCAGACGCTGGCGGAAGCCGCCATCGCCGCGGCCGACCTCGTGCTGTGGTGCGACGATGCCCGCGCCCCGCCACCACGGATCCCGCCGCTCGACGCCTTGGTGCTGCGTGTGGCGTTGCGGCTTGATCTCGCGGCGGAGGGCCGCCCCGCGTGGGCCGACGTTGCGGTGAGCGCGCTGCGCGGTGACGGGCTGGGCTCGCTGGCGGCGCAGATCTTCGAGGCCCTGGTCGGCCGCGCTGCGGTGGAGCATCCCGGGGCGTGGGCGTTCTGGCGGTCGTAG
- a CDS encoding IscS subfamily cysteine desulfurase → MSVSLPIYLDNAATTRTDPRVVEAMLPAFTQVYGNPGSRNHAFGWASEDLVDTARQQVAGLIGADRKEIIFTSGATESNNVAIKGAASMYAKAPAGQEGRGHVITALHEHKAVLDPCKRLQKEGFDVTYLEPGADGLITAAMVEGALREDTILVTVMWANNELGTINEIPEIGALCHDRGVVFHTDATQWVGKMPTDVNRDNIDLLSLSGHKMYGPKGVGALYVRRRRPRIRLTALQEGGGQERGFRSGTLNVPGIVGLGKACELCAAEMDDERERLLALRRRIEDEITRRLDTVQVNGHADKRMPHLTNISFGFVEGESLMMATKEIAMSSGSACTSASLEPSYVLKALGVGDDLAHSSLRISLGRFNTEAEVDYTIDKIVHAVEKLRELSPLYDMHKEGIDITKIEWQSH, encoded by the coding sequence ATGTCCGTATCGCTGCCCATCTACCTTGATAACGCCGCCACGACCCGCACCGATCCCCGGGTGGTCGAGGCCATGCTGCCGGCCTTCACGCAGGTCTACGGCAATCCGGGCAGCCGAAACCACGCCTTCGGCTGGGCGTCCGAGGACCTCGTCGACACCGCCCGCCAGCAGGTGGCCGGGCTGATCGGGGCCGACCGCAAGGAGATCATCTTCACTTCGGGCGCCACCGAGAGCAACAACGTGGCGATCAAGGGCGCCGCCTCGATGTACGCCAAGGCGCCGGCGGGCCAGGAGGGCCGCGGCCACGTCATCACCGCGCTGCACGAGCACAAGGCCGTTCTGGATCCGTGCAAGCGGCTCCAGAAGGAGGGCTTCGACGTCACGTACCTCGAGCCGGGCGCCGACGGCCTGATCACGGCCGCGATGGTCGAGGGCGCACTCAGAGAAGACACCATCCTCGTGACGGTGATGTGGGCCAACAACGAGCTCGGCACGATCAACGAGATCCCCGAGATCGGGGCGCTGTGCCACGATCGGGGCGTCGTCTTCCACACCGATGCGACGCAGTGGGTCGGCAAGATGCCCACGGACGTCAACCGCGACAACATCGATCTGCTGAGCCTCAGCGGCCACAAGATGTACGGACCCAAGGGCGTGGGCGCGCTCTACGTCCGGCGGCGTCGCCCGCGGATCCGACTGACGGCCCTCCAGGAGGGCGGCGGCCAGGAACGGGGCTTCCGCTCGGGCACGCTCAACGTGCCGGGCATCGTCGGGCTGGGCAAGGCCTGCGAGTTGTGCGCGGCCGAGATGGACGACGAGCGGGAGCGGCTGCTGGCCCTCCGCCGCAGGATCGAGGACGAGATCACCCGGCGGCTCGACACGGTGCAGGTCAACGGGCACGCCGACAAGCGGATGCCTCACCTGACCAACATCTCGTTTGGATTCGTCGAGGGCGAGAGCCTGATGATGGCCACCAAGGAGATCGCGATGAGCTCCGGGTCGGCGTGCACGAGCGCCAGCCTCGAGCCCAGCTACGTGCTCAAGGCGCTCGGCGTCGGCGACGATCTGGCGCACAGCTCGCTCAGGATCAGCCTGGGCCGGTTCAACACCGAGGC
- a CDS encoding RluA family pseudouridine synthase, producing MSGAAADGGLLDPGGKVDQDALRAAVERAGPDDPDARRVVLTLQRDINDRLDRYLTSRIPFMSRSQIQRLIEDGHAVVNGRTARASTKLRGGDAIDLVLPPPPSGEIEPEDIPLDVLFEDAHIIVLNKRAGIIVHPARSHNRGTMLNALAWRFRGQGGGALSPVGTEFARPGVVHRLDRDTTGCIAFAKTEEAHWKLAAQFEKRTTDKRYLAIVHGRVESAVEVIEAPIGPHPSREKGYREKMVVRHDQLGKPSVTICRVREVYRLHDRPVGDQWFSLVELELKTGRTHQIRVHLSDRGWPIVGDDMYGGRAFELPGGDATEAGTIDRQMLHAALLAFEHPITGKTMAPVAPIPGDMNRLLAHLRSGMVERVNPAHAVPYARLDLEEGE from the coding sequence GTGAGCGGCGCCGCGGCCGACGGGGGCCTGCTCGATCCCGGCGGCAAGGTGGACCAGGACGCGCTGCGGGCGGCGGTCGAGCGGGCCGGCCCGGACGATCCCGACGCGCGTCGCGTCGTGCTCACGCTCCAGCGGGACATCAACGACCGCCTCGATCGCTATCTCACCAGCCGCATCCCCTTCATGAGCCGCAGCCAGATCCAGCGGCTGATCGAGGACGGGCACGCGGTCGTCAACGGCAGGACGGCCCGCGCGTCCACGAAGCTGCGCGGCGGCGATGCGATCGACCTCGTGCTGCCGCCGCCGCCCAGCGGCGAGATCGAGCCCGAGGACATCCCCCTCGACGTGCTGTTCGAGGACGCACACATCATCGTGCTCAACAAGCGGGCGGGCATCATCGTGCATCCAGCACGATCGCACAACCGCGGCACCATGCTCAACGCGCTCGCGTGGCGCTTCCGCGGGCAGGGTGGGGGCGCGCTCTCGCCGGTGGGCACCGAGTTCGCGCGGCCGGGCGTGGTCCACCGGCTCGATCGGGATACCACGGGCTGCATCGCCTTCGCCAAGACCGAGGAGGCCCACTGGAAGCTCGCGGCGCAGTTCGAGAAGCGTACGACCGACAAGCGGTACCTCGCGATCGTGCACGGCCGCGTCGAGTCTGCGGTCGAGGTCATCGAGGCGCCCATCGGTCCGCATCCCAGCCGCGAAAAGGGCTACCGCGAGAAGATGGTGGTGCGGCACGACCAGCTGGGCAAGCCGAGCGTCACGATCTGCCGGGTGCGGGAGGTCTACCGGCTGCACGACCGCCCCGTGGGCGACCAGTGGTTCAGCCTGGTCGAGCTGGAGCTCAAGACCGGCCGCACGCACCAGATCCGCGTGCACCTGAGCGACCGCGGGTGGCCGATCGTGGGCGACGATATGTACGGCGGGCGGGCGTTCGAGCTGCCCGGCGGCGACGCGACGGAGGCCGGGACCATCGATCGGCAGATGCTGCACGCGGCGCTGCTGGCCTTCGAGCATCCCATCACGGGGAAAACCATGGCGCCCGTTGCGCCAATCCCGGGCGACATGAACCGCCTGCTAGCGCACCTTCGTAGTGGGATGGTCGAGCGGGTGAATCCGGCGCACGCGGTGCCGTACGCCCGGCTTGATCTCGAAGAAGGCGAATAG
- the coaE gene encoding dephospho-CoA kinase (Dephospho-CoA kinase (CoaE) performs the final step in coenzyme A biosynthesis.) yields MASADPSGATAPQRPMVLGLAGGIGSGKSAVASILAELGFWVSDSDAGVRTLLARPDVRARVVAALGDGVVRDGRLDRRAIAARVFGDDAARRALEAILHPMLHAERADLLRRAAESGVRGVVVDAPLLFEAGVDAECDAVLFVETPRAERLARVRRRGWDEAELDRREAAQMPLDEKRRRSTAVVPNTGDLAGLRDAVLRALHGIGLAAQG; encoded by the coding sequence ATGGCGTCGGCTGACCCGTCGGGTGCGACCGCCCCGCAGCGGCCGATGGTCCTCGGCCTGGCCGGCGGCATCGGCAGCGGCAAGAGCGCCGTGGCGAGCATCCTCGCCGAACTCGGATTCTGGGTGAGTGATTCGGACGCCGGCGTGCGGACGCTGCTGGCGCGGCCGGACGTGCGGGCCCGCGTAGTGGCGGCGCTGGGCGATGGCGTTGTGCGCGACGGGCGGCTCGATCGGCGGGCCATCGCCGCGCGCGTCTTCGGCGACGATGCGGCGCGGCGGGCGCTCGAGGCCATCCTGCATCCGATGCTGCACGCCGAGCGGGCCGACCTCCTGCGACGGGCCGCCGAGTCGGGCGTCCGCGGCGTGGTCGTCGATGCGCCGCTGCTATTCGAGGCCGGCGTCGATGCCGAGTGCGACGCGGTGCTGTTCGTCGAGACGCCGCGGGCCGAACGGCTCGCCCGCGTGCGGCGGCGGGGGTGGGACGAGGCCGAGCTCGATCGCCGCGAGGCGGCCCAGATGCCCCTGGACGAGAAGCGGCGTCGCAGCACCGCGGTCGTGCCGAACACGGGTGATCTGGCTGGGCTTCGCGACGCCGTCCTGCGGGCCCTGCACGGCATCGGACTCGCGGCCCAGGGCTAG